Sequence from the Mastomys coucha isolate ucsf_1 unplaced genomic scaffold, UCSF_Mcou_1 pScaffold13, whole genome shotgun sequence genome:
CTAAGCAATGGATTTGTGCAAACCAAGACATGTGTTTCTACAGGACCCCATGTGTTTGAAGAATATGtctgttcatttttcttctgttacgTATTCTTCAATCTTCCCACCTGCCCTTCCCACCTCATTCACTCAGTGTGTTTCATTTGGGCTTCGAAGGACAATGCAGGATCCGTTCTCCTATTCTCCTAGGTGAACTGTGGAAATGCAGCTTTAATTTGTGTTGTTTGTTCATTGCTGCAGTGGCTCCCGCCCACAAAGAGACTGACCTCAGTATGAGCGCATGTCCTCACGGCTTCTCAATTCCCAAGGACTTTTTTCTTGAAAGGGAATTAACAAGGAGCCTACGGTTGCTGTAGCAACAAACTTCCAACCTCTGCTCAACTCTACGGAATGAGCACATACCTATTAATACGTTCAATAGCCTGGGGAATTAAGTTACTCAACGCAGGCTTTCTTTCAAGTGCAAAAACAGCTTACCTGGCTGAAGGAGCCAGCCTTTGGCGGCACTGCGGTTAGAGGCTAGTAATAGGAGAAGCTGGTGTTTGTGGTGCAACCTGTTGGCAAAAGTGAAAGCCAGTGTGCCCCTAGAGCTGGTGGCAGCTGAGGGGAGTGCACTGGTGAGGAATCATGGGAGCTCCGCGCAGGAAGCCTTTGCAGAACAGGCAGGTGggctctcttctccttctctggtgtgtgtctgtgggaggCGCGGCCACTATCCGCTATTCGGTGGCGGAGGAGATGGAAAGCGGTTCGTTTGTGGCTAATGTGGCTAAGGACCTAGGGCTAGAGGTGGGGAAGCTGGCAGAGCGTGGGGCACGGCTCGTTGCCGAGGGCAACAGGTTGCATTTCCGGCTCCACCGCAAGACTGGAGATTTGTTCGTCAAAGAGAAACTAGATCGCGAGGCACTTTGTGGCAAAGCTGACCCGTGCGTGCTGCACTTTGAAATTATTCTGGCCGAGCCGCTGCAGTCCTTCCGGGTGGAAGTCAGAGTATTTGATATCAATGACAATGCACCAGTTTTTCTAAACAAAGAGCCTCTTTTAAAGATTCCAGAGAGCACCCCCTTGGGCTCACGCTTTCCACTGCAGAGTGCCCAGGATCTGGACGTGGGACTCAATGGTCTCCAAAACTACACCTTGAGTACAAACAACTATTTCCACCTTCACACACGCTTCCGAAGCCATGGTCCCAAATATGCAGAACTTGTGCTGGATAATCCCCTAGATAGAGAGGCGCAGCCTGAAGTCAACTTGACCATTACAGCGGTGGATGGTGGGTCCCCTCCCAAATCTGGCACCGCTGTCATTCGAGTGGTTGTCCTAGACGTCAATGATCACGTGCCTCAGTTCTCTCGCTTGGTGTACCGTGCTCAGGTGCCAGAGAACAGCGACAATGgctctttggtggtggtggtgactgcCACGGACCTGGATGAGGGCACCAACAAGCAGATAACTTACTCTTTGGCTGAAAATCCAGAAGCAGTTCTACAGACATTTCTTGTTGATCCACAAACTGGAGAAGTTCGACTCCGTGGACCCCTAGATTTTGAAACGATAGAAACATACGACATTGACATTCAAGCTACAGATGGAGGAGGTCTTTCTGCCCACAGCAAAGTCTTGGTGGAAGTGGTGGATGTAAACGACAATCCTCCAGAAGTGACAATCTCCTCGGTGTCCAGCCCTCTTCCTGAGGACTCTCCACCCCAGACTGTAGTGGCTCTCTTCACTATCAGAGACCGGGATGTGCGAGTTGGAGGGAAAATCAACTGTTTCCTCAAAGAAGATTTGCCCTTTGTAGTCAAACACACATTCCGGAATTCTTACTCGCTGGTTACTGACAGAAGCTTGGATAGAGAGGATGTCTCCAACTATAATATTACCCTCATTGCCATGGATACTGGACCACCCAATCTGTCCACAGAGACTGTGATTGAAGTGGTAATATCTGATATAAATGACAATTCTCCAGTCTTTCAGGAGGATTCCTATGTCTTGACTGTTCGTGAAAACAACAGTCCTGCAGTTTTTATTGGCAAAGTCCATGCCGAGGATCTAGATTTGGGTGAAAATGCCCAAATAACATACTCCCTGCTGCCTCCAAAGAGTGGTGATCTGTCAGTCTTTGCTTACATCTCCATTAACTCAGACAATGGAAAGCTCTATGCACTAAGAACCATGGATTATGAGGCCATTCAAGACTTTCAGTTTGTGGTAAAGGCAACTGATGGTGGTTTTCTGTCACTGAGTAGCCAGGTTACTGTAAGAGTGGTTGTTCTGGATGACAATGACAATCGTCCAATGATCTTGTACCCACTGCAAAATGGCACTTTGCCCTGCAATGACCTGGTGCCAAGGTCTGCCGAGGCAGGATATCTGGTGACCAAAGTAGTGGCTGTTGATGGTGACTCTGGGCAGAATTCCTGGCTTTCATACCATCTTCTTAAAGCCACGGACCTTGGGTTATTTTCTGTTCAAAGACAAAATGGGGAAATACGTACACTGAGGCAGATATCTGAGAGAGACCCTATGATGCAGAAACTGGTCATTCTTGTTCAGGATCATGGCCAACCAGCTCTCTCCACTACAGCCTCACTTAACATCCTGCTGGTAGATGGTTTTTCAGAGCCATACCTGCAGTTCCAGGATCCATCCAAGCATTCTAGAAAGGTAAATCCAACCACAAAATATTTGGTCATTTCTCTGgctgtgctttcttttctttttctcttgtctgTCACTGTAATCTTTATCATACACCTCTACCAGAAGATTAAACACAGAGACAAGTTCACAATTCAAGAGCACTTCTATGATGACTGTAATTTCCCTAACAACGTGGTGCAAGGAAGAGGCAACGGTTCCTTACCCCAGCCTTGTCCGTATGACATGTGCTCAGCCACGGGAACTGGGAATAGTGAGTTCCGTTTTCTTAAGCGATTTATGCCCAACTTCCCATTCCCCCATGCCACTGGCGAGGTGAAAACAGAGGATGACTCCAGTTTGCCTCCAGGTTCTAATAGAAATCGGTCTCGGGGTTCAGAGGGCCATGCCCGGATAGGAGATGAGTATATGTAATTCTAGCTAACATCTCTCAAGAGAAGAGAAACGGAATGTTATAGTCCATCTTCAAAGAGTCATCCTCATGGAAACAGTAGCTACCATTCTGATGGAAACAGGAGTACCTAGTTTGATGAAAATAGGAAACTCAGACTGAGACTTGATTTAGTATAAAACAAACATCCTGATCCCTAGATTATATGTGCATCTggaattcttttaaagaaatattactGTGTATAAATTATGCTTTCCCTTCGCTTGTGTGC
This genomic interval carries:
- the Pcdhb1 gene encoding protocadherin beta-1; the encoded protein is MGAPRRKPLQNRQVGSLLLLWCVSVGGAATIRYSVAEEMESGSFVANVAKDLGLEVGKLAERGARLVAEGNRLHFRLHRKTGDLFVKEKLDREALCGKADPCVLHFEIILAEPLQSFRVEVRVFDINDNAPVFLNKEPLLKIPESTPLGSRFPLQSAQDLDVGLNGLQNYTLSTNNYFHLHTRFRSHGPKYAELVLDNPLDREAQPEVNLTITAVDGGSPPKSGTAVIRVVVLDVNDHVPQFSRLVYRAQVPENSDNGSLVVVVTATDLDEGTNKQITYSLAENPEAVLQTFLVDPQTGEVRLRGPLDFETIETYDIDIQATDGGGLSAHSKVLVEVVDVNDNPPEVTISSVSSPLPEDSPPQTVVALFTIRDRDVRVGGKINCFLKEDLPFVVKHTFRNSYSLVTDRSLDREDVSNYNITLIAMDTGPPNLSTETVIEVVISDINDNSPVFQEDSYVLTVRENNSPAVFIGKVHAEDLDLGENAQITYSLLPPKSGDLSVFAYISINSDNGKLYALRTMDYEAIQDFQFVVKATDGGFLSLSSQVTVRVVVLDDNDNRPMILYPLQNGTLPCNDLVPRSAEAGYLVTKVVAVDGDSGQNSWLSYHLLKATDLGLFSVQRQNGEIRTLRQISERDPMMQKLVILVQDHGQPALSTTASLNILLVDGFSEPYLQFQDPSKHSRKVNPTTKYLVISLAVLSFLFLLSVTVIFIIHLYQKIKHRDKFTIQEHFYDDCNFPNNVVQGRGNGSLPQPCPYDMCSATGTGNSEFRFLKRFMPNFPFPHATGEVKTEDDSSLPPGSNRNRSRGSEGHARIGDEYM